A genomic region of Alistipes megaguti contains the following coding sequences:
- a CDS encoding zinc-dependent metalloprotease: MNKKLILAVTAVLLACSPLQAEQIWPFSRKKKKMEQTEKADSVKKEDKFDKAVKGAQKGSGLFDYYVTKKGELLLAITPRNLKGSYLLANRVSEISQNTNFVAGQMLGEPFMIRFSADTSNVYLHKVNHWERVAPNDPIERSFRRNVQDPITRTFKIKASRNDTLLIDVTSFFVSNDKLLTPIRQSPMVPGEMRATYDASGSKLKEVKVFEKNLEITSILNYSTESDGYTVTVRRSILELPEEPMKIRYQDNRVGYFSSKFYTYTSSEDKLLTHEMIHRWRVEPKEGEWEKYYRGELVEPAKKIVFYVDSAFPDKWRDVVKQGIEDWNQAFEAAGFKNVVEARDYPDDPSFDPDDIRYNCIRYAVTDVANAMGPSYTDPRTGEILVADVIWYHNVISLVHNWRFAQTSAADPRVRKKVFDDDVMRESLRYVAAHEVGHTLGLMHNMGASYAFPVDSLRSPSFTQKYGTTPSIMDYARNNYIAQRGDFERGVRMVPPVIGVYDIHAINWGYRIFEQTRDAEEELPLLNELIAAHNDDPMYEFGAQQIFLTRDPTDQSEDLGNDHIKAGNYGVENCKYIIANLCRWFAEENRDYKEIQDMYSAVIGQYTRYLMHVMPYLGGVVYKDLVQDGRPLRAMSYLPRERQKAAMDWLVEQVLTARSWLLPQEMMDKLGQPSTILDNAAASVANKIFSTATLGGIYQGERSGQEDIYRVDTYLNDAYKTVFASALRGGSLTIEEMNLQGAAVAALLKNSGLTGPSGTELQLRGLADGTAAEDESMAALARLADEALPPFICNHPECNHDHAASAGEISYYRHEMKGPALSMQVGQPLYTATLRRVLNLYRQRRGSGDSRTRDFYAYQILKIESAFENVK; encoded by the coding sequence ATGAACAAGAAGTTGATTCTGGCTGTGACGGCGGTACTGCTGGCCTGCAGCCCGTTGCAAGCGGAGCAGATCTGGCCCTTCTCGCGCAAGAAAAAGAAGATGGAGCAGACCGAGAAGGCCGACTCCGTGAAAAAGGAGGACAAGTTCGACAAGGCGGTCAAGGGGGCCCAGAAGGGTTCGGGCCTGTTTGACTACTACGTGACCAAGAAGGGCGAACTGCTGCTGGCCATCACGCCGCGTAACCTGAAGGGCAGCTATCTGCTGGCCAACCGAGTTTCGGAGATCAGTCAGAATACCAATTTTGTCGCCGGACAGATGCTGGGCGAACCCTTTATGATCCGCTTTTCGGCCGATACGTCGAACGTCTACCTGCACAAGGTGAACCACTGGGAGCGGGTGGCGCCGAACGATCCGATCGAGCGTTCGTTCCGCCGCAACGTACAGGATCCCATCACGCGGACCTTCAAGATCAAGGCGAGCCGCAACGATACGCTGCTCATTGACGTGACGTCGTTCTTCGTCTCGAACGACAAGCTGCTGACGCCGATCCGTCAGAGTCCGATGGTTCCGGGCGAGATGCGTGCGACGTACGACGCCTCGGGATCGAAGCTCAAGGAGGTGAAGGTCTTCGAGAAGAACCTCGAGATTACGAGCATCCTGAACTATTCGACCGAATCGGACGGCTATACGGTGACCGTTCGGCGTTCGATTCTCGAGCTGCCCGAGGAGCCGATGAAGATCCGCTACCAGGACAACCGGGTGGGTTATTTCAGCTCGAAGTTCTACACCTACACCTCGTCGGAGGACAAGCTCCTCACGCATGAGATGATCCACCGCTGGCGCGTGGAGCCCAAGGAGGGCGAGTGGGAGAAGTACTACCGCGGCGAACTGGTCGAACCGGCCAAGAAGATTGTCTTCTACGTCGACAGCGCCTTCCCCGACAAGTGGCGCGATGTGGTCAAGCAGGGCATCGAGGACTGGAACCAGGCCTTCGAGGCTGCCGGCTTCAAGAACGTGGTCGAGGCGCGTGACTATCCCGACGATCCGTCGTTCGATCCGGACGACATCCGCTACAACTGCATCCGCTATGCCGTGACGGACGTGGCCAATGCCATGGGCCCGAGCTACACGGACCCGCGGACGGGCGAGATTCTGGTGGCCGACGTGATCTGGTACCACAACGTCATCTCGCTGGTTCACAACTGGCGTTTCGCCCAGACGAGCGCCGCCGATCCGCGTGTGCGCAAGAAGGTCTTCGACGATGACGTGATGCGCGAGTCGCTGCGTTACGTGGCCGCCCACGAGGTGGGCCATACGCTGGGACTGATGCACAACATGGGAGCCAGCTATGCCTTCCCGGTGGATTCGCTGCGCAGCCCGTCGTTCACGCAGAAGTACGGCACGACCCCCTCGATCATGGACTACGCCCGCAACAACTACATTGCCCAGCGGGGTGATTTCGAACGGGGCGTGCGGATGGTTCCGCCCGTGATCGGCGTCTACGACATCCACGCCATCAACTGGGGTTACCGCATCTTCGAGCAGACGCGCGATGCCGAGGAGGAGCTTCCGCTGCTCAACGAGCTGATCGCCGCACACAATGACGATCCGATGTACGAGTTCGGCGCACAGCAGATCTTCCTGACGCGCGACCCGACCGACCAGTCGGAGGATCTGGGCAACGACCACATCAAGGCCGGTAACTACGGCGTTGAGAACTGCAAGTACATCATTGCGAACCTCTGCCGGTGGTTTGCCGAGGAGAATCGCGACTACAAGGAGATCCAGGATATGTATTCGGCCGTGATCGGACAGTATACGCGTTATCTGATGCACGTGATGCCCTACCTGGGCGGCGTGGTGTACAAGGATCTGGTACAGGACGGCCGTCCGCTGCGTGCGATGAGCTACCTGCCGCGCGAGCGTCAGAAGGCTGCCATGGATTGGCTGGTGGAGCAGGTGCTCACGGCTCGGTCGTGGCTGCTGCCGCAGGAGATGATGGACAAGCTGGGCCAGCCGTCGACGATTCTCGACAATGCGGCAGCCAGCGTGGCCAACAAGATCTTCAGCACGGCAACGCTGGGCGGCATCTATCAGGGCGAGCGTTCGGGTCAGGAGGATATCTACCGTGTGGACACCTACCTGAACGATGCCTATAAGACGGTCTTCGCATCGGCCCTCCGGGGAGGTTCGCTGACCATCGAGGAGATGAACCTGCAGGGTGCGGCCGTTGCGGCGCTGCTCAAGAACAGCGGTCTGACGGGCCCCTCGGGCACGGAACTGCAGCTGCGCGGTCTGGCCGACGGAACGGCTGCGGAGGATGAGTCGATGGCCGCATTGGCACGGCTGGCCGACGAGGCGCTGCCTCCGTTCATCTGCAACCACCCGGAGTGCAACCACGATCATGCGGCTTCGGCGGGCGAGATCTCCTATTACCGCCACGAGATGAAGGGCCCGGCCCTCTCGATGCAGGTCGGACAGCCGCTCTATACGGCCACGCTGCGCCGCGTGCTGAATCTCTACCGCCAGCGTCGCGGATCGGGCGACAGCCGTACGCGCGATTTCTACGCCTACCAGATTCTGAAGATCGAATCGGCCTTCGAGAATGTGAAATAA
- a CDS encoding BACON domain-containing protein: MKKMKFLTPVLALAALAFVGCSSDDNKDVAPTATHLELKDPAQAALSFPATRQKQTIQISTDAAVSEIRVSQVKASADEADADWCIVKVESASEISVEAYDNNGTASRTATYAIQAGSLTPVEFTVTQDFPEPENTEMSISLAADPYGSYTFMAPAAGGDVSITTVTTTAHQWTAVFCDYMGDPIENEEDLPTNCTIKTPSGASGEALILTFLPNETASMPMGSMVKISSGNAEPIVIYINQDLPLATSVTIWDADWTQTYQSPYTVSFQKDASGAASKMEFGVDANGGCEVKIVEPGTTTEVSEPWLESYYGTGSWSVFPTSANETGSDRSLDVLLTGQNGVELFRLKVTQAGA; encoded by the coding sequence ATGAAAAAGATGAAATTTCTGACCCCGGTGCTGGCACTTGCGGCACTGGCCTTCGTCGGCTGCAGCAGCGACGATAACAAGGATGTGGCGCCGACGGCGACCCATCTTGAACTCAAGGATCCGGCCCAGGCGGCCCTCTCGTTCCCGGCAACGCGCCAGAAGCAGACGATCCAGATCTCGACCGACGCCGCGGTTTCGGAGATCCGGGTTTCGCAGGTCAAGGCTTCGGCCGATGAGGCCGATGCCGACTGGTGCATCGTGAAGGTAGAGAGCGCCTCAGAGATCTCGGTCGAGGCCTACGACAACAACGGAACGGCATCTCGCACGGCCACGTATGCCATCCAGGCGGGATCGCTCACGCCGGTTGAGTTTACCGTGACGCAGGACTTCCCCGAGCCGGAGAACACCGAAATGTCGATTTCGTTGGCTGCGGATCCGTATGGCTCCTATACGTTCATGGCACCGGCCGCGGGCGGTGACGTGTCGATAACGACGGTGACCACCACGGCCCATCAGTGGACGGCCGTATTCTGCGATTATATGGGAGATCCGATTGAGAATGAGGAAGATCTCCCGACTAACTGTACGATCAAGACCCCTTCGGGTGCAAGTGGCGAGGCGTTGATTCTCACTTTCTTGCCCAATGAGACTGCCTCGATGCCGATGGGTTCGATGGTCAAGATTTCGTCGGGAAATGCGGAGCCCATCGTGATCTATATCAATCAGGATCTGCCTCTGGCTACATCGGTGACCATCTGGGATGCCGATTGGACTCAGACGTATCAGTCTCCCTATACGGTTTCGTTCCAGAAGGATGCATCCGGAGCCGCCTCCAAGATGGAGTTTGGTGTGGATGCCAACGGTGGCTGTGAGGTGAAGATCGTCGAGCCCGGTACGACGACCGAAGTTTCGGAGCCGTGGCTCGAGTCCTACTACGGTACGGGCAGTTGGTCTGTATTCCCCACCTCGGCGAATGAGACCGGTTCGGACCGTTCGCTGGATGTCCTGCTGACGGGGCAGAACGGAGTCGAGCTCTTCCGTCTGAAGGTGACGCAGGCCGGAGCCTGA